A single Spiroplasma floricola 23-6 DNA region contains:
- a CDS encoding Mbov_0396 family ICE element transmembrane protein has product MGFIGEAIWEVILKVIWFVFIQGPLQLISVVQGVFEYLTTGIIYDVLFNGQKDFRIENIPQSFWAFCIIGGFVAVLIFTIQYMTYTFNEDLDWKTRIVKSLKSTGLAIVFVFFIPIGFYGLTFLIEFLQKAFQLAFGLKNANLADLLYKMGDPDWKGDFGNIPSDYSVPGNIKNYNIVVEILAVAFLLYTLIMLCMAIVQKSIELFLLFLIGPLVAAWMVNDHGIRMKQWKDMVIAKAFVSIGNILSYIVMINFLMLFISKSINKFEFSTKMFLLIVVILGVSTFALVAPQIIASFTGGEGVTHSEGQNALLSAKHGKGIFGAGMKALGWAAGGAGMMALFKSKGSNGATNALNRAADKVQNFSASDPDGSIAGGKQNLAAAQNISQKMKGFPSVIGRVARGATSGVAFAGGLFSRKGWASMRETSKNVVKGVATNFGVIAGANTINRFVVKRNKVNSTYSGLLKNTLKKNVEKIENSNFKKHENLVSNLKNSKNPLIAKKALELENKYAKQISKPTKKVNILEKRQNKFNFKLEKINSKLEKKSKINNE; this is encoded by the coding sequence ATGGGATTTATAGGAGAAGCTATTTGAGAAGTAATTCTTAAAGTTATTTGATTTGTTTTTATTCAAGGTCCTTTACAGTTAATTTCTGTAGTTCAAGGAGTATTTGAGTATTTAACAACTGGAATTATTTATGATGTACTTTTTAATGGTCAAAAAGACTTTAGAATTGAAAATATACCACAAAGCTTTTGAGCATTTTGTATTATTGGTGGTTTTGTAGCTGTTTTAATTTTTACAATTCAGTACATGACTTATACTTTTAATGAAGATTTGGACTGAAAAACCAGAATTGTAAAATCTTTAAAATCAACTGGACTTGCAATAGTTTTTGTATTTTTTATACCAATTGGCTTTTATGGATTAACTTTTTTAATCGAATTTTTACAAAAAGCTTTTCAATTAGCTTTTGGTTTAAAAAATGCAAATTTAGCAGATTTGTTATATAAAATGGGTGACCCTGATTGGAAAGGCGATTTTGGAAACATTCCTAGTGATTACTCGGTTCCTGGAAATATTAAAAATTATAATATAGTTGTAGAAATATTAGCAGTTGCGTTTTTACTTTATACTTTAATAATGTTATGTATGGCAATTGTTCAAAAAAGTATTGAATTATTTTTATTATTTTTAATTGGACCACTTGTTGCAGCATGAATGGTAAATGATCATGGTATAAGAATGAAACAATGAAAAGACATGGTTATTGCAAAAGCATTCGTAAGTATAGGAAATATTTTAAGTTACATAGTAATGATTAATTTCTTAATGCTATTTATTTCAAAATCAATTAATAAATTTGAATTTTCAACAAAAATGTTTTTACTAATTGTTGTAATTCTTGGTGTGTCAACATTTGCACTTGTTGCTCCTCAAATTATAGCTAGTTTTACTGGTGGAGAAGGTGTAACACACAGTGAAGGTCAGAATGCTTTATTAAGTGCAAAACACGGTAAAGGTATATTTGGTGCTGGAATGAAAGCACTTGGATGAGCTGCTGGAGGAGCTGGAATGATGGCTTTATTTAAATCTAAAGGTTCAAATGGTGCAACTAATGCATTAAATAGAGCTGCTGATAAAGTACAAAACTTTTCTGCTTCGGACCCAGATGGTTCAATTGCTGGGGGTAAACAAAATCTTGCAGCTGCTCAAAATATAAGTCAAAAAATGAAGGGCTTTCCAAGTGTTATTGGAAGAGTTGCAAGAGGTGCAACAAGTGGTGTTGCATTTGCTGGAGGTTTGTTTTCAAGAAAAGGTTGAGCAAGTATGAGAGAAACTAGTAAAAACGTTGTTAAAGGTGTAGCAACTAATTTTGGTGTAATTGCAGGAGCAAATACTATTAATAGATTTGTTGTAAAAAGAAATAAAGTAAATAGTACTTATTCAGGTTTACTTAAAAATACTCTTAAAAAAAATGTAGAAAAAATTGAAAACTCTAACTTTAAAAAGCATGAGAATCTAGTATCTAATTTAAAAAACAGTAAAAATCCACTTATTGCTAAAAAGGCATTAGAACTTGAAAATAAATATGCTAAACAAATTTCAAAACCAACCAAAAAAGTTAATATTTTAGAAAAAAGACAAAATAAATTTAATTTTAAATTAGAAAAAATTAATTCTAAATTAGAAAAAAAATCTAAAATTAATAATGAATAG
- the mobL gene encoding relaxase MobL: protein MKKAPGVIFKTLNFNQPIDPVTKEVRNKSKKSRDNYYKSGDYLNYISRPDAVFNLNIDDEQVKLLNTLRTGSREEKVKYNKMLEEINKNFKSTGIYSKNGLMSIEEVKELRKDMKNLDDNQVFWDTIVSFSDDFIKENNLYTPEKVQKALNTELKNFFSDNGMDYEKVNWFFSMHTNTDNNHIHLGFFEKEPTSYEYVLDNNKNKVLNKYGKPKRKRVWKQNGKLYSKIEFRAGLDMNIRNQQKDNSRFLETQRNLRERFEISWEQFSNNVNTSWKDAKQIYVDINKSKVNLIDKIELFSNQLQQKLKLNFGSFKDIPLKKITYGSKFISDLDRKKLDEITLDFIKSDVNLKKEYDIFVEENNKKAEEFCQIYSSYELENVDLKIEEKSFILTTQDLLKDEKDWNLEDPIEKIKYKKLKYRNEHIKSLNAQGYFQGILPAFGNKVLKKIIWNWKKEKYKSKRSYVGSNLFNPNGISNNKKYFSSLLYMPKNLFQMIQKEKRKARQSAMNIIKNEAKEKNKLIKERRNYNGIDY, encoded by the coding sequence ATGAAAAAAGCTCCTGGAGTTATTTTTAAAACTTTAAACTTTAATCAACCAATTGATCCAGTAACAAAAGAAGTAAGAAATAAAAGTAAAAAATCTAGAGATAATTATTATAAATCTGGTGATTATTTAAATTATATTTCTAGACCTGATGCTGTTTTTAATCTAAATATAGATGATGAACAAGTAAAACTATTAAATACTTTAAGAACTGGATCAAGAGAGGAAAAAGTTAAATATAATAAAATGCTTGAAGAAATAAATAAAAACTTTAAAAGTACTGGAATTTATTCAAAAAATGGACTAATGAGTATAGAAGAAGTTAAAGAATTAAGAAAAGATATGAAGAACTTAGATGATAACCAAGTTTTTTGAGATACTATTGTTTCTTTTTCTGATGATTTTATTAAAGAAAATAATCTTTATACTCCCGAAAAAGTTCAGAAAGCTTTAAATACTGAATTAAAAAACTTTTTTAGTGATAATGGAATGGATTATGAAAAAGTAAATTGATTTTTTTCAATGCATACAAATACAGATAATAATCATATTCATTTAGGTTTCTTTGAAAAAGAACCTACCAGTTATGAGTATGTTTTAGATAATAATAAAAATAAAGTTTTAAATAAATATGGAAAACCAAAAAGAAAAAGAGTTTGAAAACAAAATGGTAAACTTTATTCAAAAATTGAATTTAGAGCTGGATTAGATATGAATATTAGAAATCAACAAAAAGATAATTCTAGATTTTTAGAAACTCAACGTAATTTAAGAGAAAGATTTGAAATATCATGAGAGCAATTTTCTAATAATGTAAATACATCATGAAAAGATGCAAAACAAATTTATGTAGATATTAATAAAAGTAAAGTAAATTTAATTGATAAAATTGAGTTATTTTCTAATCAATTACAACAAAAATTAAAGTTAAATTTTGGAAGTTTTAAAGATATTCCATTAAAAAAAATTACTTATGGTTCTAAATTTATAAGTGATTTAGATCGAAAAAAGTTAGATGAAATTACCTTAGATTTTATTAAAAGTGATGTTAACTTAAAAAAAGAATATGACATTTTTGTTGAAGAAAATAATAAAAAAGCAGAAGAGTTTTGTCAAATTTATTCTAGTTATGAATTAGAAAATGTTGATTTAAAAATAGAAGAAAAAAGTTTTATTTTAACTACACAAGACTTATTAAAAGATGAAAAAGATTGAAATTTAGAAGATCCAATTGAAAAAATTAAGTATAAAAAACTGAAGTATAGAAATGAACATATAAAGTCATTAAATGCTCAAGGTTATTTTCAAGGTATTTTACCAGCTTTTGGAAATAAAGTATTAAAAAAAATTATTTGAAATTGAAAAAAAGAAAAATATAAATCTAAGAGAAGTTATGTAGGAAGTAATTTATTTAATCCTAATGGAATAAGTAACAATAAAAAATACTTTTCTTCTCTTTTATATATGCCAAAAAACTTATTTCAAATGATTCAAAAAGAAAAAAGAAAAGCAAGACAATCTGCTATGAATATTATAAAAAATGAAGCAAAAGAAAAAAATAAATTAATTAAAGAAAGAAGGAATTATAATGGAATTGATTATTAA
- a CDS encoding Mbov_0397 family ICE element conjugal transfer ATPase → MSAIIPKKLGSQKLKIKGNITLIDFICCVVFILIALAISLPLTVIGWVGQVITTIFIFGFLTIFLLPNGRSGMRIYYLIYLFLKFKASNKKYEINSKNYPTSLLIPYKELVGNISELGVIKTDKLFENKEFFVCAVELEGYNLLNMSYDEQIRKINILKTFWSNIEVSCSLLKLEKNFNKIKGAQYLNNKINELKEMKLTNEQINSRVKQLKASLQLFEENGQLSEDNFQHKYYLFLYCSDFKQCKEMVNSVIQKGQIAGLNINSLNGYEIINTIKYLFDPSEEEFSEELIDENKSNLKDIMKFDDCTFKKESFNSGEINYSVNVIRDFPKFPERCWMLPLMTNDSSVVINIGNLNKQKVVKKLQSTILNLQSNMYTLSKKELVGAREMQQELEIYNEVADSIGFGNEIIKSMNVFVLNYGINKTDLENKFKSLSDSFKESGFILDHLAYRQFEGLSSIMLKPTDPLSLAFSREVPSITLAEGFPYLTSELNDSNGFRIGENMLGDPVILDQFKLTGDRKNHNMVIMGTTGSGKTTLAKLLLNYHASVGRKVIVVDPEREYRSLCNYHSGNWVDVGNATSGRINPLQIFTTLDDEIKPSNKTIISNHVAFLTGWFEILFSDLNKDIIRGFSSNCAELYETWLGDFEDIVNLKSEQYPTMSDLIKFINKTKVVKENSDVQEKLLSLLKSEFENYGQYATLYNGYSTLIKNDNPFIVFDINTLFEKGQQNIIQAQLYLITAFIGNEVNTNFINAKKESFVLIDEAHLLVDKDKPIALNFIFQMVKRIRKRKGSMTLITQNPDDFLGSEDVRKKTMAMLNNVQYSVLMNLLSKNIQDIAQLYSNYGDGLSEEELNFIAYAKQGEGLLMVTGFDRHTISVKVTPEQFRAFNNEVSLNVKS, encoded by the coding sequence ATGAGTGCTATAATTCCCAAAAAATTAGGTAGTCAGAAATTAAAAATAAAAGGAAATATTACTCTTATCGATTTTATTTGTTGTGTAGTTTTTATTTTAATTGCATTAGCAATTTCTTTACCTTTAACAGTAATAGGATGAGTTGGTCAAGTTATTACAACTATATTTATTTTTGGTTTTTTAACTATATTTCTATTGCCAAATGGTAGAAGTGGTATGAGAATTTATTACTTAATCTATTTATTTTTAAAATTTAAAGCTTCTAATAAAAAATATGAAATAAATAGTAAAAATTATCCTACTAGTTTATTAATTCCCTATAAAGAGTTAGTTGGAAATATTAGTGAGTTAGGAGTTATTAAAACAGACAAATTATTTGAAAATAAAGAATTTTTTGTATGTGCTGTTGAATTAGAAGGATATAACTTATTAAATATGAGTTATGATGAACAAATAAGAAAAATAAATATTTTAAAAACATTTTGATCAAATATAGAAGTTAGTTGTTCATTATTAAAATTAGAGAAAAACTTTAATAAAATTAAAGGAGCACAATATTTAAATAATAAAATAAATGAATTAAAAGAAATGAAATTAACAAATGAACAAATTAATTCTAGAGTTAAACAATTAAAAGCTAGTTTACAATTATTTGAAGAAAATGGACAATTAAGTGAAGATAATTTTCAACATAAATATTATTTATTTTTATATTGTTCTGATTTTAAACAATGTAAAGAAATGGTTAATAGTGTTATTCAAAAAGGTCAAATTGCAGGACTAAATATAAACTCTTTAAATGGTTATGAAATTATTAATACAATTAAATATTTATTTGATCCAAGTGAAGAAGAATTTAGTGAAGAGTTAATTGATGAAAATAAAAGTAATTTAAAAGATATTATGAAATTTGATGATTGTACATTTAAAAAAGAATCTTTTAATTCTGGAGAAATCAATTATAGTGTTAATGTAATAAGAGATTTTCCCAAATTTCCTGAACGCTGTTGAATGTTACCTTTAATGACAAATGATTCTAGTGTAGTTATTAATATTGGAAATTTAAATAAACAAAAAGTTGTTAAAAAATTACAATCTACAATTTTAAATTTACAAAGTAACATGTATACATTATCAAAAAAAGAATTAGTTGGAGCAAGAGAAATGCAACAAGAGTTAGAAATATATAATGAAGTTGCAGATTCAATAGGTTTTGGAAATGAAATTATTAAATCTATGAATGTATTTGTATTAAATTATGGAATTAATAAAACTGATTTAGAAAACAAATTTAAAAGCCTTAGTGATTCTTTTAAAGAATCAGGATTTATCTTGGATCACTTAGCTTATAGACAATTTGAAGGATTATCTTCTATAATGTTAAAACCAACAGATCCATTAAGTTTAGCTTTTTCAAGAGAAGTTCCTTCAATAACATTAGCCGAAGGTTTTCCATATTTGACAAGTGAATTAAATGATTCTAATGGATTTAGAATTGGAGAAAATATGTTAGGTGATCCAGTTATTTTAGATCAATTTAAGTTAACAGGAGATAGAAAAAATCATAATATGGTTATTATGGGAACAACTGGAAGTGGAAAAACAACATTAGCAAAATTACTATTAAATTATCATGCTTCAGTTGGAAGAAAAGTTATTGTTGTTGATCCTGAAAGAGAATATAGATCACTTTGCAATTATCATAGTGGAAATTGAGTTGATGTAGGAAATGCAACTTCAGGAAGAATTAATCCATTACAAATTTTTACTACTTTAGATGATGAAATAAAACCAAGTAATAAAACAATTATTTCTAATCATGTTGCATTTTTAACTGGTTGATTTGAAATATTATTTAGTGATTTAAATAAAGACATAATTAGAGGTTTTAGCTCTAATTGTGCAGAACTATATGAAACTTGATTAGGGGATTTTGAAGATATAGTTAATTTAAAAAGTGAACAATATCCTACAATGAGTGATTTAATTAAATTTATTAATAAAACTAAAGTTGTTAAAGAAAATAGTGATGTTCAAGAGAAATTATTATCTTTATTAAAATCAGAATTTGAAAATTATGGTCAATATGCTACTTTATATAATGGTTATTCAACTTTAATTAAAAATGATAATCCATTTATAGTTTTTGATATAAATACTTTATTTGAAAAAGGACAACAAAATATTATTCAAGCTCAACTTTATTTGATTACTGCATTTATTGGAAATGAAGTAAATACAAATTTTATTAATGCAAAAAAAGAAAGCTTTGTTTTAATAGATGAAGCACATTTACTAGTAGATAAAGACAAACCAATAGCTTTAAATTTTATTTTTCAAATGGTTAAAAGAATTAGAAAAAGAAAAGGATCAATGACTTTAATTACTCAAAATCCAGATGATTTTTTAGGAAGTGAAGATGTTAGAAAAAAAACTATGGCTATGTTAAACAACGTACAATATTCAGTTTTAATGAATTTATTATCAAAAAATATTCAAGATATTGCACAACTCTATAGTAATTATGGTGATGGTTTAAGTGAAGAAGAACTTAATTTTATAGCATATGCAAAACAAGGTGAAGGGTTATTAATGGTAACAGGATTTGATAGACACACAATTTCTGTAAAAGTAACTCCAGAACAATTTAGAGCTTTTAATAACGAGGTGAGTTTAAATGTCAAATCATAA
- a CDS encoding HNH endonuclease signature motif containing protein, producing the protein MNKFYYAWENAIEWENLNSKQYRMCYLCQKNMNHGTKWNSDSNPNNGWNVDHLDGNKSNGVTSNWVAVHYSCNIEKGKKDFTQKYRSMKGQKWTSK; encoded by the coding sequence ATGAATAAATTTTATTATGCTTGAGAAAATGCTATTGAATGAGAGAATTTAAACTCAAAGCAATATAGAATGTGTTATTTATGTCAAAAAAATATGAATCATGGTACTAAATGAAATTCAGATTCAAATCCTAATAATGGTTGAAATGTAGATCATTTAGATGGAAATAAATCAAATGGGGTTACATCAAATTGAGTTGCAGTTCATTATAGTTGCAATATTGAAAAAGGTAAAAAAGACTTTACACAAAAATATAGATCTATGAAAGGTCAGAAATGAACTTCTAAATAA
- a CDS encoding lipoprotein → MKKLLSFLGASSLIVSASSNITSCGQDLSGSLPGIDKKDDKNPYNIVNILKTPKEKLDVIAKTKQDWNYISSLYSKERDKTKVKVEELKQLEENSSGEVKKNYEKERITLEVLYSWYRVISEEADFYLYLYENKIDIDYDKEDNLLNNILVVNDKITLLKISKKTLLLYHDVWDFCIAQENWWDNYLSRDPKFEPNKYEKEKESWEYLKYKIMWPKRDKYEKFDKKIEERVNNIN, encoded by the coding sequence ATGAAAAAATTATTATCGTTTTTAGGAGCAAGTAGTTTAATAGTTAGTGCTAGTTCAAATATTACAAGTTGTGGACAAGATTTATCAGGAAGTTTACCTGGTATTGATAAAAAAGATGATAAAAATCCATACAATATTGTAAATATACTAAAAACTCCAAAGGAAAAATTAGATGTTATTGCAAAAACAAAACAAGATTGAAATTATATTAGCAGTTTGTACTCAAAAGAAAGAGATAAAACAAAAGTAAAAGTTGAAGAGTTGAAACAATTAGAAGAAAATTCATCAGGAGAAGTTAAAAAAAATTATGAAAAAGAAAGAATAACTTTAGAAGTTTTATATTCATGATATCGTGTTATTTCTGAAGAAGCTGATTTTTATTTATATTTATATGAAAATAAAATTGATATTGATTACGATAAAGAAGATAATTTATTAAATAATATTTTAGTTGTTAATGATAAAATAACACTTCTAAAAATTTCAAAAAAAACTTTACTTTTATACCATGACGTTTGAGACTTTTGTATTGCTCAAGAAAATTGATGAGATAATTATTTAAGTAGAGATCCTAAATTTGAGCCAAATAAATATGAAAAAGAAAAAGAATCATGAGAGTATTTAAAATATAAAATCATGTGACCAAAAAGAGATAAATATGAAAAATTTGACAAAAAAATTGAGGAACGTGTAAATAATATTAATTAA
- a CDS encoding type IV secretory system conjugative DNA transfer family protein — protein MQKNKWLNRYRKFILIALFIISIFSILFLTLFLLFLVVLFKTEFNFIITIEKFKYFNFQNEKNLIIYLVTFLSLIHTIFIILFAHIKGKVKSKSLVKEAKEKAFGKATWDINEYENPISNKIRVRNLQLTKFEKVYNKNFTEASYITRTQIDYKKKNLEIWGIPVKKAVHSITIGSTGSGKTERIIYVSAFVNCQLEFEKKPCMVFSDPKGELHANLGSILEEQGYEILVLNLRDPMYSQSWNPLSNAYKFLISAINYVKEHVVQNTFHSKFGFESYIKKIKCRNHKAKNCSICKEEILKNNTVNNDVEPNTEKYELALIWKEVLIYQIDDYWTNDEQLAKELISGETNKLKNLAYEEVNNLSAILLNPGADDKNKQWYDGAQGLFKGFIFSMMEMIEEDIDSIAENQFNIVTVTTHLSDKDKIQKFFKKWSEGRESNQSVIAANKVLTSSSQSIGNFFSIISTSLQLFEGNELRSLLCKNNINLFEFVTSEKPKAIFMIVPDDKEQKHPLASLFISQLYQANVFKAGQNLIKFGKEQLERDVIFYLDEFGNFPAIVNFATILTVSRGRRMFFNLVLQSFEQLNSKYGADTASTIMANCLLTVYLKSASTKTHEQISKMCGDTTVEVSNSTPNIDNKTGKKNFSYHLQKKPLIEPSDIKLIFPPNKKENNKYAIVIYQEANPNIVTYEYFYKIKEIFGIEIQDKDISLNKSINFEKDYFINLFKLDIKPKINEDDLLTDNVNLNEALEKDGTSAREDIFSILKETTDQDIDKLLELKTRERNIRNDLYILQSKSEDLLSSNEKEEIKRLQKELKSLLKQI, from the coding sequence ATGCAAAAAAATAAATGATTAAATCGATATAGAAAATTCATTTTAATTGCCTTATTTATAATTTCTATTTTTTCAATTTTATTTTTAACTTTATTTCTATTATTTTTAGTAGTTTTATTTAAAACAGAATTTAATTTTATTATTACAATAGAGAAATTTAAATACTTTAACTTTCAAAATGAAAAGAATTTAATTATTTATTTAGTTACTTTTTTAAGTTTAATTCATACAATATTTATTATCTTGTTTGCTCATATTAAAGGAAAAGTTAAGTCTAAAAGTTTAGTAAAAGAAGCTAAAGAAAAAGCTTTTGGTAAAGCAACCTGAGATATAAATGAATATGAAAATCCAATAAGTAATAAAATTAGAGTTAGAAATCTACAATTAACTAAATTTGAAAAGGTATATAATAAAAATTTTACTGAAGCGAGTTACATTACAAGAACACAAATTGATTATAAGAAAAAAAATCTTGAAATTTGAGGAATACCTGTTAAAAAAGCAGTTCACTCAATAACAATTGGTTCTACAGGAAGTGGAAAAACTGAAAGAATTATTTATGTATCTGCTTTTGTTAATTGTCAATTAGAATTTGAGAAAAAACCTTGTATGGTATTTTCAGATCCAAAAGGGGAACTACATGCAAATTTGGGTTCAATTTTAGAAGAGCAAGGATATGAAATACTTGTTTTAAATTTAAGAGATCCAATGTATTCACAAAGTTGAAATCCATTATCTAATGCTTATAAATTTTTAATTTCTGCAATTAACTATGTAAAAGAACATGTAGTACAAAATACTTTTCATTCAAAATTTGGATTTGAAAGTTATATTAAAAAAATAAAATGTAGAAATCATAAAGCAAAAAACTGTTCTATTTGTAAAGAAGAAATTTTAAAAAATAATACTGTTAACAATGATGTTGAACCAAATACAGAAAAATATGAATTAGCTTTAATTTGAAAAGAAGTTTTAATATATCAAATTGATGATTATTGAACAAATGATGAACAGTTAGCAAAGGAACTTATTTCAGGAGAAACAAATAAATTAAAGAATCTCGCATATGAAGAAGTTAATAATCTATCTGCAATTTTATTAAATCCTGGAGCAGATGATAAGAATAAACAATGATATGATGGTGCTCAAGGTTTATTTAAAGGATTTATTTTCTCTATGATGGAAATGATTGAAGAAGATATTGACTCAATTGCAGAAAATCAGTTTAATATTGTTACTGTTACAACTCATTTATCAGATAAAGATAAAATTCAAAAATTCTTTAAAAAATGAAGTGAAGGAAGAGAATCTAATCAATCTGTAATTGCAGCAAATAAAGTTTTAACAAGTTCAAGTCAATCAATTGGTAACTTTTTTTCAATTATCTCTACTAGTTTACAATTATTTGAAGGAAATGAATTAAGAAGTCTATTATGTAAAAATAATATAAATTTATTTGAATTTGTAACTAGTGAAAAACCAAAAGCTATTTTTATGATAGTTCCTGATGATAAAGAACAAAAACATCCATTAGCAAGTCTATTTATAAGTCAACTTTATCAAGCTAATGTATTTAAAGCAGGACAGAATTTGATTAAATTTGGAAAAGAACAATTAGAAAGGGATGTAATATTTTATCTTGATGAATTTGGTAATTTTCCAGCTATTGTTAACTTTGCAACAATATTAACAGTTTCTAGGGGAAGAAGAATGTTTTTTAATTTAGTTTTGCAATCTTTTGAACAGTTAAATTCAAAATATGGAGCAGATACTGCAAGTACAATAATGGCTAACTGTTTACTAACAGTTTATTTAAAATCAGCTTCTACAAAAACTCATGAACAAATTTCAAAAATGTGTGGAGATACAACTGTAGAAGTATCTAACAGTACTCCAAATATAGATAATAAAACTGGTAAAAAGAACTTTTCATATCATTTACAAAAAAAACCTTTAATTGAACCTAGTGATATTAAATTGATATTTCCACCAAACAAAAAAGAAAATAATAAATATGCTATTGTAATTTATCAAGAAGCAAATCCAAATATTGTAACGTATGAATATTTTTATAAAATTAAAGAGATTTTTGGGATTGAAATTCAAGATAAAGATATATCTTTAAATAAATCAATTAACTTTGAAAAAGATTACTTTATTAATTTATTTAAGTTAGATATAAAACCTAAAATTAATGAAGATGATTTATTAACTGATAATGTAAATTTAAATGAGGCTTTGGAAAAAGATGGAACTAGTGCTAGAGAAGATATTTTCTCAATTTTAAAAGAAACTACTGATCAAGATATTGATAAATTATTAGAGTTAAAAACTAGAGAAAGAAATATTAGAAATGATTTATATATTTTACAATCTAAATCAGAAGATTTATTATCAAGTAATGAAAAAGAAGAAATAAAAAGACTTCAAAAAGAATTAAAGTCTTTATTAAAACAAATTTAA